The window AGTCCAGTCTATCATTGGTAGCTATTAATGATAACCAAATgtatcttcttattttttttagtttgaagtCTAACTATCACTAATAGCTTCTATTAAAGGCCATCATTGataacttttataaatgataaccaaaattttaatcaatgACTATCCCAAATAGCCAAAACATCTAcgttttttctcaatttgaaGTTTGTTATGACTGATagctttcattttaataaacaCCTATAACTTCTATCAATGAAGCAAAAGATCAGAACTTCCGTTAATGGCTATATTTGATAGCTTATGCTTTTCAATTTGAAGTATAGTTATCACTCAGACCATCTATGAGCTAATTGCTAataccatttttaaatttcagtgatggtcaaatttaaaaagaaaaaagatccaaaaggttgaaaactcataaaatctgaaaagaaaagtgtatCACACATTTGAAGAGGACAATGAGAAACATAACTCTTAAACTTGAGTTGATCCTTGGAGTGAAAATGATGATTGGCCAAAACAATCGTGATAGGGAGTTGATTAACGAAACcctgttaaaaaatatttttgacattttaactCATCTTCAACCTCTGATTCAACTATGAATTGTCGATGGAAGTTGAATCAAGGACAGAGAGAACATTTTAGAGTTTGAAGAGAAtgatttttgttgaaattttgagagCAGAGGAAAATCGTTCAAGAAATAGCTTCGGACCTCTGAATTTGAACCCATTAAAGCTCATGTTCACCACTGGAAGAGGATTGCTTCAGAACCCTTTGTAGACGCAAACATCACATTCTCCGTCCACatcacaaattttcttttcagtcTCTATATCATGAAGTGCGCCTTTTCCAACAATTTTGATTGAACTCCGGCACCAACAACGAACATGGTGGCACTGGTAGTGGTACACTTTGGAGTTTTTGGAGGATTGGTATTGAGATTGTTTCCACTACGCTGATGATTATTTCTAGTGCCTCCCAAGGGTTGGGTTTATTGTCAAGATGCGATTCTGTTGAGGAAAGCGAGGATACGAGGAAAGTATATAATTATAGTTAAGATTTTACGAAGGAAAGGTGTGTTTAGCATAGTGGAGAGAGGTAGGAGAGTGTTGTTGTGATTGAATTTAGAAAAGCCAAAAGCAATCCAAGAAAACAAGACAAAAGGTGTTTTTTATTGGATATAATAGACAAAGCATATATAAAACCATACATAATTGTTACATGATATAATTCACGCGAGGAAGGGTAACAAGATAACATAAAACAACGTGGTTCAATGCATCATCCACAATTAACAATTCATTAAGAAAAGTAAGGTACAAGTGAAGGTCACATGTTCTTTTGCTTGTAAAGTGATTTTCTGAACCAAGGTATCCACACTGACGTAGTCTTCTGATATTGTCTGTAAGCTTCTGCTCTATAGTGTTGCTTTACCATTCGCGCTTCAACCAGTTTGGTTACATAAGCTAAGCACATAGTGTTGAGCAGCGAACCTACAAGGCTCCATCCCACACCTAAACCCCACCCCAATATCCCAACCCCCCACCACCACAACTGCTCTCCAAAGTAGTTTGGGTGTCGACAGTAACGCCACAATCCCTCCTCAAGATTGGGCACCATCGCTTTTCCACTCATTTTCAACTTCCTGTTCCTACTCACGAATTCATGCAGCTGGGTGTCAGCAAAGTAAGCCATCCCAATCCCGGAAACACAAATAAAGATGGCTACCAAATCCCACAACTTCAATTCCTCCTTAACCGAGTGGACAACGTACAAAGGCACGCATACGCCCATCAGAAATACCTGTACAAATGTTGAAACTGAATCAACCCACCTAGGTCTGGTTCAGTAACTGGTTCATTATTTATTACCTTACCTGCTGTGAAAGGTAGACGGCGAAGAAAGAAACCCACCACCAGTTCTTTCCGTACTGTTGCCGCATATCCGTGAACCTCCAGTCCTCTCTAGTTCCCAACTGCCACCCCTCCCGCCTCAAGTAGTTGTGGGAAAGCCTTATGCTCCATATCCAAGTCAAAGCAACTACGACCCACGACCTCAATTCATTATACTCAGCTAAAGGGTGAGAAGCAAAATAGTGAACCAGCATCACAGGTATCAGAGTCCAGTACAGGTCTATCATCTGCAATGCACCAATTAATAAGATATACAGTAGATGTAGAGAAATTGAGAAGAATTTTGGGAATCCGGCAAAGGAGGAGTCTCTGTCTCACCCAATGGCTGGACTGGACATGGCTAATGAGCCAGAAGAGAAGATTGACATTGAGGAAGAAGAGTGCATTGACCAACAAAAGAGGATGGTGATAGCACCATTTCCAGAGACCGCTACTGCAACCACCACCACAGTTGCTTAGGAAACAGAGATAAAAGAGAATGGAGGGAAGCAGAACCAGTAATGCTATGACACCGTTCTTTAGATTATTCCCATTCGAGCTGCTACCTTTGGCCATTTGgtttccaatttttctttcctcccGTCTCTTCACTTATGCCTACGTCTCTCAACTATCCATTTTTATAGGGCTGCTGCTGCAACCACCCAATTTTGGCTCTCTTTGAATTTGTAACCGCCCAACTCTACAAATtccttcacttttttttcatgcATTGAGTAGGATGAAAAAGCAATCTAACATGCTAAAGCcttccaacaaaaaataaagtcattttacatttatattttataatatcgTTCGTTAAATTACACTGTAATCCCCATATTCTATCACCACTTTTGTTGCTTTCACAgtttctacaaatttttttagaataagcaatatattgaaaaagaagagttgGCATGCTATAATATCTGGatgtaaattttcattctacACAAACCATAATGGATATACTTAAAAATGGTCcctaattttaacaaaaacaacgAGCAAAGCCTCTTGGCAGTGGGGCTTACTGCAGAGAAGAGGACCGTGCAAGTAAAATAGCAATGATGACGGTTAAATAAGGAAGTATAATAgttttgataattattaattaaaggtGCACAAGCACGCTTGGTATCGACATATGATCAAGAGACTGGAAATAACTTTGCATGCTATTGGCAGATAGGGGTGCGAGCGAAATGATGGGTTGAGGGCCAGGGCAAGGCAAGTGCGCCTAATCATAATGATAGTGCGGCCCCCGATCCGTCCGGCTGATCTGTCAGTCTCCTGAATCCAACTGACGCAGCTGCACACATATcccatataaatataattaagagcAGGTGCATGTAATGATTGGGATACAGTAAGGCCTCACAGCCGCACCATCCACAGCTACGCCCCTTTTATTATTCTATAGACACCCCAACCAGTGAGAAAACATTTCCCTCCAATGTTGGGAATTGATCATCTTTGCTTGAGAAAGACAGAGAATGCGTTGGGAATTCAAAAACTTCCTACATACAAGCACAGCTAACAGTGACAATCAATCTCGGGTGGCAACCAATGACAGATAGCAGTAAACAAAACTGGATGCAAATGCTACAAAGGCAAGAGGCAAATACGTGATCCATGCCATCACATTAAGTCCATTCTCAAAGCATTTTGAAGAGAACCAGCAACTCAAGAAGAATGGACAACTACTTAGTGTTCATCATGCTCATCGAACTGGTTACCTTCATCAACACCTACATCTCTTTCATCTCCATAGTTAACCCAAGGTAGCATCGATTCAAACAGGACAGCCAATGCACtcctattttcaatttcatgagTAGGTTGCCGGTGATCGGGAGGATTGGCATGTTGAATTATATTCTGCACGTCCCTCATCCTTGGATCAACCACAAAATCTTGCAATGCTTCAGGTGGGGCGGATGATAGTGAATCAGAGAAATCAGAGACCAATAAATGAGCATACCTGGCATTAAAAGAAAGCACTTTTACCTCACAAAAATTCCATTGATAATCATTAAATTCCACATGTACAATGGAAAATACATAGACGATTTAAATCTAAGTGGCTATTACTtctttagttaaaaaaaaaataatttcagaGCACAACTGATCAAAATGCATGTGTTGAGCAGTGCCCAAATGATGTgccgagagagagagagagagagagagagatgctTACTCATTTTTCTCAGATGAGAATGCTTCTTTTCTCACACAAGTCCAGTCTTTAGCATCGTTTTGATCAGTTTTCAACGCTTCAATAACCAATTGTGCAGTCTCTCTGAGAAACTTCTGCAGATATGGGATTCTCCATATAATGTAATTCCTCTCGACGTACAAATTAATGAGGTGATCCAATGATGGAATTCCTGTCTGAGCAGGCAGGAAGAAGGAATGCTCGAGTATTTGCACCCAAAACTGCTCCTTCAGTGGGACCTTTTCCACTAATCTCTTTAAGACAAAAGGGTGAAGCAGTAACGCCTGCTTCAGAAGATCTGTTGAATTAGCCCTCGTAGCATCCACATTATCAACCTTTGAGGGTTCCTTACCCTCAAGAAAAAATCGACATATAGAAAGGGAAAATGAGAAGTTTGGAAACAACCACAGAGAAGTATCATTTTTGTAGCTCTCACAAAACCTTTCCAGCCATGTGTATTCCTCTGCCCTCAAAGATAAGTAATCAATGAAGAAAAGAGCCCCCATTGGGTCATCAGAATCCAGTGAAAGTAGCAGTTTGCAAACTTCCAAGGCAGATCGATGACAACCACGTCTATCCAAGTTTTTTACGTGGGTGAAAAGTGATGTAAACATTGGCTTGTTCGTTTCATGCCTGATCTTCAATTGGCAATTACCCTGAAAGACAGTAAACATAGGGTGCCATGCACATTCCAGGGCATATAAACTCTTTGCAACTGCATCAGAGGACATTTCGTGGTCACCcgcaaatttaaaatactctGCCATTGTTATAAGTGAGTCTAAGTGATATGGGTGGTACAACAGAATACTGGCAATGCCATTGAGATCATGAATAGATCTGGCGGCTTCAAATGCTTTCTGAGCTTCAACATAGGATGGCAGGTGTACATATCTGGAATTCATTACATTAGAATCCAAACACTAGAGGAAATATACACTACATTTatattaacatattttaattggtGACACTAACTTATAGAAAAGCTAATAAGAAATGTgcaaaaagatgaaaaaagagGGTCAAAACACAATTTGAAATAGTTCAGAAaaataaagggaaaaagaaaatatgatcaGCATTATTGAACATGAGAGAggaatgtaattaaaaaagtgttttctttctttctttcttttggtgtgtgtgtgtgtgggggGGGTGGGGGGGGATGGGAGGCACAATTATCTAcatatacaaatattatattatgccCCAAATTGTGTACATGTATGCTGGGAGGGGTAGAATGGGAATTCACCTGACCAACGTTAAGTTAGTAGGTCAGGTTGCTTGGctgttatatatatagtttcgTGATTCGGTATTGGGGTTATGCTGGTATTATGTATTAAGTTGTAATCTGGAGAGTTCCTCCCTCTCAAAAGGAGGTTAtcttgtattttaattatcattattagtAAAGTTTGTGACTCCACAATGGGAGTCTTTACttataaatgaatattgacaaaaaaaaaacgctATTAGATTCATAAAATTGCAGTCCGTTCAACTTATTAAATCTTCAACCAGGAAGGACGAGCTTTGTACAGTTACTTAAAGTTCAATTTAATATTCAGGTAATACATGTAGTAGCCTTGCTGGAGAAATCATTCGTTGAAACCTAGCAGGCTGGACACACatatacaataatacaatGCTAGTTTAATTCTACTTAAATTCAGTAAATGCTTTAGGGAGCAAggggtaaaaaaaaatgttaaaatgaaaatgaaatttaccTGAAGTAGTGATATCCATTCCTTGACTCCAAATACTCCATGGAAAGAGAACCATCCCAACGAGGCCAATGGTCTGATGGACTTACAAGATAGGTCTTCCTAGAAAGATGGTTGACACGTCTTCCCCCACGTAGTTGTCTAGAACTACTGGCctgattatttttttcaaatgattttacTACCTTAGCACCAAATATTCTTCGCAGTTCATTCCCGGCGTTTAAATATTTAGGCTCCACTTCTAATAGTGAAGGCATACATTGTTTTACACTTTCTTCCGTACCATTTTTGGCTTTGTCAGGGCCCTGTGGGCTTCTCAAAGCAGAGGGATTAATATCCAGAGACAGAGATTTGAGAATCACATCCAAGGGTTTGTCAAGGATTTTATCTGTGGTGGAAGAAGAACTCTCAcgctccttcttctttttctttttcttcaattttttatttgatgttgaAATAGCACTTTTAGCTCCATTGCACACAAACTGCTTGTGCCTGTCCACAGAGACTTCCTCAACCGCCTCCTGGTCATTGTCCTGTAGACAAATGACACAGCCAGTTGGGCAAACAATTTTAATGAATACACTCGACACCCAGTACTTAATAAGACTTGACAGCAAAGGAAACAAGGGAACAGCTAAACTAAGGGAGATTATTATGTTACAAtgatatcattattttatttattttgtattattgaaaGTGAAAAATTTTATGAGGGCAaatcatgaattttttttagaaatgcAAAGCAAAACACGTCAATgtaaacaaacacaaaacagTTGAGGGAAAACTTTTGAAGAGCCCAACCAAACTGGAAACCATTGGCCTTCAACGAGAAACCAAAAACCCATTGAGAGTGGCGAAAGAGGAAATAATGCCCAAAACTACAACACCCACTGATAGGCTTCAAAGGAGACCTCGATCGAGAAGCTTTTGATGacaaaaagttgaagaataataaatcAACTTAAATCCATACCCCAAATCCTCAAAATGAGTTCATTGTCTAGCAAGAAATGATGacaaaaagttgaagaaaaacaataaatcaacTCATGTACCTATTAGAAGGGTCCCAAATTTTGTGCAGTTCAATGCTTTCCTTGTTCTTGACATAATTTTGTGATGCAATGCAATTGTCCTTtatttcaataacaaaaagttgCGTTTTTTTGTCTTTGTGGCATAAATTGGCCAAATGTGAAACTGGTGGACAAAAAACagtataaaatatagtttaacctaaaaaaaagaagataagttgtttaaaagtttgtttagaAGAATGCCTTTCAAATTCCGGTTTGTTAATCCTTCATATTTCGGTATCTATAACACAAAAGATGAATGCAAGCCAAAACTCATCATTTTCAATGAATGGGtgcttctaaaaaaaaaaagattaatagtttttaaaaactgttcGTCATATTTCTAAGTTCTAATGTTTCTGTTGGAATAAGTTTACAGCtgtctaaattacaaaaacgtTTTAACTCGAAACAAATGAAACATTTCGAAAGCCTACTTCCGGAAAGACATAAGCTTCGGAATATACATGGaaaaccaaatatataatcaatatactgcaaaatcaaacaacaattCGTGCGTTTATAATCGGGTGCACAGTTGCGGAAGGAACCATTAAAGTATCAACTTTCACTATTATGTAAATATGCTTAAAATGTATAGAAATTGATAAGGCTCCAGTCtcccaaataataattagagtGCAGGCATGTGAAAAGTTGAGAATTCAGCAAAGTTGAAGAGGGGAATGAAATAAGAAACCTGATGAGGGTCAATTTGGGAGTCATCTTCGTCATCGATAAGGAGGTCGAAGGGATTGATAGAAGAAGCAGTAGGTGACGATGGCCCCGAACCAGAATCATGTCCGTCTTCAGCGGTGGAGGATTGAGAATAGTGCTGTCGAAGCTCCTCCTGTTCCTTTAAAACCTTTTTGAGCAGCCGAGCGGACATTTTTCCGAGGAATCGTACTCAGTGTCTGCGAATTCCAAATCCCTCCGTACAATTCAATATGGTGGAATCAATCGAGTATCGTCGTAAAGTCTCAACGCGGCTTCCTAAGCTTTGAGTTTGTGCAATGCagtttcaacaaaattataagaaGTCTGGAAGCTGGAAGGAAGGGAAACCAGGAATGTTGAACGAACAATTTTGTGAATGGAAGGGATGCAAGGCCCACCTGACCTACGTACAGCAGATATTAGACCGGCCCAACGGAGAAAGCTCGCGCAAATGAGGCCCAAACTTCAATTTGGAACACTATAATTCCCACACCAACACACAACCTTTACCAACCAAAACTTTCCCTCTAATATACACATTCCGTACTTTCAAATCTAATATAATTATCcgtcttcctttttcttttcttgttcttttgtaGCAATCCTTCTTGCTAATTATGTCTTTCgcttttttcaacaaaaaaaacaaaaaagaaggaaagtctTTCGCCCTAACAACATATTTTCCTTACgctcaaatttcaataattaccagaaacaaatatgaattatctttatttatttttatccacCTTCACTCCTGTTGAACACAGTTCAAAAtcttaacaaatatattataaagaaatttgtttagtaaactaataaaaaaaatcttaattttattatattttttatgatcttGTGGGGTTTATAAATTGTGGTTATTAGCATGCATTTGAGATATACAAATGAAACTACCATCCATTCTCCCCATATACGTTTGCGTTACTGTTCTCTAATTGTTTTACAAcatataaacaattttcattcattcaacCAGATTAACCAAAATTGacaacttaaaaattaaaattattatccTAGGTCATGCTTATTCGCCTAAAAAGGCAATTCATCATGTTGATCTCAAAGGTAGAGcttatttgattgttattgTAGTGTAATGTAATGAGATAGAGTCATCACATAAAGTATTGTTACATATaccaaacattttaaagaaattacgAATATACTTTGCCAATTGCATATCCAAAAAttctattgaaaaaaatataaagagtGAGGTTTGACATTCACCAAGCAATGGTAGGAGACAATTTGACCACCTATGAGCTAAACCTTCAAAATTactatcatttttgttttatatataaatagtatAAAGTTGAGGAATGATATGAGACCCCTTGATCATATACTAAATCCGTTCATGgactttgatatatttgtaatatttttttaaaaaacgatGTTATACACTTTTATTATGATCTCTAAAAAATTGCTATCCATGAATAATTATCCTTCTATGTAAGTTTGGAGCCCATAATCAAATCTATAATAGTGAATCACAGAATCTAACATTACagttgaaaatgataaatttagttgtgtttcaaatttatgtaGGACACACTCGATGATATAGCTACCAGtacaaatattgttaaaaaaatcattagttTGTCATGGTTATTGATTTCGTTGTTGATGGGTGGTCGATCCGTCAAAGGACAATTAAAAAGACAATGATACCAAAAAATGCAAATTGCAAAGTAAACTTctatcataattaaattaccTTTGCAAAAATGGAGAAAGTAAACGTAATTCAAAGTAATTCAGTTATGTTTCTATTAGAAACTTATTATGATTAATTATCTCAACGGTAGTTATACCAATTCTAGTGGAATATTTAGTAAAGGCATGGCCTAAATAACTATGATATCCTACCATACTTTTagtatcattttattttgtgctattccatataatttttttgggcCTTCTTAAATTCAATCGATAGTTgttaatttcaaactaatgAACCATAACTTTGTAATTTATCATATCTCCAAATTGGTAGGTTAACACCAAACGAAAATAATCCAATTATGAAAGTTCATAATATGTGGCTACAAAATCATGTGTAGTTTTGTtgatcatcattttttaatttcatcgtGTAGTGTAGTTTTGTtgatcatcattttttaatttgatcatGTAGATGTACCTCGAACGAATGTGTATATGTGATTTCAACGATTGACATGGtatgatgataataattatgatgTTTGGGCTCATTTACATATGGGATATGGTACCATCTTATCAAAGGTAGCCTAGCATATTTAACcccaataaattatataaataaacaaaagagagatgCAGAATTGATAAGATATAATAAAGTGCATGATTAGTGTAAGGATgagattaaaaagaagaaaattaaagttgaagaagCAATTTATAAAGGTAGAGGAGAGGAGAGAATACACCTCGGCTTCGCAAAGAATCGGAGGACACGTCGTTAACATTAAACAGGAAACAGTAAACCCTAATTGGtttgatttgatattgaaaataaaaaaataaaaaataaaggaaaaagaatattatggGAGGGGAGGGGAGGGGAGGGGAGGGGAAGCGGAATGTAAAGTGCAGTTGGggtaaaccaaaaaaaaaagtgtgattAGTCTATTTAGTGCGTCGAACAACTCAacgaaaagagaagaaagagagaagatttTTGAGACACGGTGGAACCCACCAAAGATGTGGTGCCTCACTCTATCATTATGggattttagaatttgatggAAAGATGCAATTATTGCTGCATGgaattccaaaaacaaaactacatGACGGCCTATTCATTCACATATTCCAattccctcttcttcttccttttttctgtctctcaaaaaaaaaaaaagaaaaaaaaaagtaaaacagtATAGTTTAGTAACcctttttttggttttgtttatgacactttgaattttgtaacCACAAATAATGATGAACAAAGTAACAAAAGGTGGCTTTCTTAATTTTCCAACCAGCGCACCATAGTTAACTATGCAATTGGtagtattattaattaaataaaagccCTGGAAATgtagaattaaaatataatgaatgGGGTGAAGGGCaggtattatattattattttatttgaaaatagtataaagatataaatatCGAGGAGACTAGAGGAAGTTATAAAAGCAGGTGCTCCCAGTACCACATAGAGAATTGACAAAGTTAAGAGGAGTCCTCGATGTGCGTGGTCTCGAGTTGAGGGCTGACTTGTTAGAGGGAGGGCTGGGAAAGGAAGTGGAATTTTCCACACAAAATGACCCCTGGCCCCAGTCATGAGACTCTGCTTTTTGGTTGCTCCCCAAACCcaccctctctctctctagctATGATTCCCCAAACAAACCACCTTTCCCCAGCTCCCTTAATTTCGTCTCTCTCAACGAATCTTATTCCCTTCACCGTCAACAACCAACCACCTCGTCCTTAATTTCGGCCACACAAACGAACACACTCATCCCAATCACCACATATATTCAaccttttccttcttcatcgTCCCTTCTTACTTCCTAAAACCCTATCCTCCTTAATCTCATTTTTATCCATCccttcaccatttttttttattattattattcttatatatCATTCTAATCATAACCAAAGCTTTCACAATGATAAAACAAATTTCCCCCtcccatttttattttatatgcaCCTTCAAGGC of the Cucumis sativus cultivar 9930 chromosome 3, Cucumber_9930_V3, whole genome shotgun sequence genome contains:
- the LOC101219860 gene encoding uncharacterized protein C594.04c; translated protein: MAKGSSSNGNNLKNGVIALLVLLPSILFYLCFLSNCGGGCSSGLWKWCYHHPLLLVNALFFLNVNLLFWLISHVQSSHWMIDLYWTLIPVMLVHYFASHPLAEYNELRSWVVVALTWIWSIRLSHNYLRREGWQLGTREDWRFTDMRQQYGKNWWWVSFFAVYLSQQVFLMGVCVPLYVVHSVKEELKLWDLVAIFICVSGIGMAYFADTQLHEFVSRNRKLKMSGKAMVPNLEEGLWRYCRHPNYFGEQLWWWGVGILGWGLGVGWSLVGSLLNTMCLAYVTKLVEARMVKQHYRAEAYRQYQKTTSVWIPWFRKSLYKQKNM
- the LOC101216700 gene encoding transcription factor 25, whose translation is MSARLLKKVLKEQEELRQHYSQSSTAEDGHDSGSGPSSPTASSINPFDLLIDDEDDSQIDPHQDNDQEAVEEVSVDRHKQFVCNGAKSAISTSNKKLKKKKKKKERESSSSTTDKILDKPLDVILKSLSLDINPSALRSPQGPDKAKNGTEESVKQCMPSLLEVEPKYLNAGNELRRIFGAKVVKSFEKNNQASSSRQLRGGRRVNHLSRKTYLVSPSDHWPRWDGSLSMEYLESRNGYHYFRYVHLPSYVEAQKAFEAARSIHDLNGIASILLYHPYHLDSLITMAEYFKFAGDHEMSSDAVAKSLYALECAWHPMFTVFQGNCQLKIRHETNKPMFTSLFTHVKNLDRRGCHRSALEVCKLLLSLDSDDPMGALFFIDYLSLRAEEYTWLERFCESYKNDTSLWLFPNFSFSLSICRFFLEGKEPSKVDNVDATRANSTDLLKQALLLHPFVLKRLVEKVPLKEQFWVQILEHSFFLPAQTGIPSLDHLINLYVERNYIIWRIPYLQKFLRETAQLVIEALKTDQNDAKDWTCVRKEAFSSEKNEYAHLLVSDFSDSLSSAPPEALQDFVVDPRMRDVQNIIQHANPPDHRQPTHEIENRSALAVLFESMLPWVNYGDERDVGVDEGNQFDEHDEH